Proteins from one Chitinivorax sp. B genomic window:
- a CDS encoding ribonucleotide-diphosphate reductase subunit beta — protein MLNFDDNPAATRPSTSNQPHHAGSMVAADNNRVSAVDKRIINGTTDVNQLVPFKYKWAWEKYLATCANHWMPQEVNMQRDIELWKNPNGLTDDERRLVKRNLGFFVTADSLAANNIVLGTYRQITAPECRQFLLRQAFEEAIHTHAYQYIVESLGLDEGEVFNAYHEVKSIRDKDEFLIPFIDTLTDPTFKTGTLETDQALLKSIIVFACIMEGLFFYVGFVQILALGRQNKMTGAAEQYQYILRDESMHCNFGIDLINTIKLENPQLWTDSFKAEIIELFKHAVELEYAYAEDTMPRGVLGLNASMFKDYLRFIANRRMQQIGLDPLFPGATNPFPWMSEMIDLKKEKNFFETRVIEYQSGGALNWD, from the coding sequence ATGTTGAATTTTGACGACAACCCGGCAGCCACCCGCCCCAGCACGTCCAACCAGCCACACCACGCCGGCAGCATGGTTGCTGCAGATAACAACCGTGTTTCCGCTGTCGACAAACGCATCATCAACGGCACCACCGACGTCAACCAACTGGTTCCGTTCAAATACAAATGGGCTTGGGAAAAATACCTGGCCACCTGCGCCAACCACTGGATGCCGCAGGAAGTGAACATGCAGCGCGACATCGAACTGTGGAAAAACCCCAATGGTTTGACCGACGACGAACGCCGCCTGGTCAAGCGTAACCTGGGTTTTTTCGTCACCGCAGACAGCCTGGCCGCCAACAACATCGTCCTGGGCACCTATCGCCAGATCACCGCACCAGAATGCCGTCAGTTCCTGCTGCGCCAAGCCTTTGAAGAAGCCATCCACACCCATGCCTACCAATACATCGTGGAAAGCCTGGGCCTGGATGAAGGCGAAGTATTCAATGCCTATCACGAAGTGAAATCGATCCGCGACAAGGATGAATTCCTGATCCCGTTCATCGACACCCTGACCGACCCGACCTTCAAAACCGGCACCCTGGAAACTGACCAAGCGCTGTTGAAGTCCATCATCGTCTTTGCCTGCATCATGGAAGGCCTGTTCTTCTATGTCGGCTTCGTACAGATCCTGGCCCTGGGCCGTCAAAACAAGATGACCGGCGCTGCTGAGCAATACCAGTACATCCTGCGTGATGAATCCATGCACTGTAACTTCGGCATCGACCTGATCAACACCATCAAGCTGGAAAACCCACAGCTGTGGACCGACAGCTTCAAAGCGGAAATCATCGAGCTGTTCAAGCACGCAGTGGAACTGGAATACGCCTACGCCGAAGACACCATGCCCCGTGGCGTACTGGGCCTGAACGCCAGCATGTTCAAAGACTACCTGCGCTTCATCGCCAACCGCCGCATGCAACAAATCGGCCTCGACCCGCTCTTCCCCGGTGCCACCAACCCCTTCCCGTGGATGAGCGAAATGATCGACCTGAAGAAAGAGAAAAACTTCTTCGAAACCCGCGTGATCGAGTACCAATCAGGTGGAGCCCTGAACTGGGATTGA
- a CDS encoding TetR/AcrR family transcriptional regulator: MRADAKKNYDRLLAVAREVFNEQGVEASLRDVARRADVGLGTLYRHFPTREALLEVLLRASFDELTAKAKELETADAVDEALVSWLRETIAVAHSHRGVIGSMTAAIEDPDSALHASCLSMRASGERLLNRAQAKGLARNDIDGADLFALVGALAWLNDQPAHTSRIDHLFGVIASSILTNGVPVSV, encoded by the coding sequence ATGAGAGCTGATGCAAAAAAAAACTACGACCGCTTGCTTGCGGTCGCTCGTGAAGTCTTCAATGAACAAGGTGTCGAAGCCTCATTACGAGATGTAGCTAGGCGGGCGGATGTGGGCCTAGGCACGCTTTATCGCCACTTTCCAACTCGGGAGGCACTGCTAGAAGTTCTACTGCGTGCGAGTTTCGACGAGCTCACGGCCAAAGCCAAAGAACTTGAAACTGCCGATGCAGTGGATGAGGCTCTTGTGTCATGGCTGCGTGAAACCATCGCGGTCGCTCATAGCCACCGTGGCGTTATTGGTTCGATGACGGCAGCGATTGAAGATCCGGATTCGGCACTTCATGCCTCGTGCCTATCAATGCGAGCTTCTGGTGAGCGGCTACTGAACCGTGCTCAAGCTAAGGGGCTTGCTCGTAATGACATAGATGGTGCAGACCTATTTGCCTTAGTTGGCGCCTTGGCTTGGCTCAATGATCAACCCGCACATACCTCACGGATAGATCATCTCTTCGGTGTAATTGCCAGCTCGATACTGACAAATGGAGTGCCCGTTTCCGTATGA
- a CDS encoding NADP-dependent oxidoreductase, translated as MLSKTMKAVRLHEFGGPDVLRYEDAPMPELKSGEVLVRVHAVGINPPDWYLRDGYKMLPPEWQPKVNFPVTLGTDVSGVVVSVANDVSRFSVGDEVYAMVRFPSGMAGDSRGYAEYISIPESEVALKPTSIDHVHAAAVPMSLLTAWQFMIELGHDEPNPLQPNKHEPVPLEGKTILVNGAAGGVGHFAVQLAKWKGARVIAVASGKHEALLRELGTDQFVDYTTTTPENFVRDVDLVIDSVGGPSSERFLRTLKRGGSLFPIFPLGFAGADEAARLGIKISATQVRSSGMQLAELAHLLDTGLVRVVIDSIYPLADAYQAHERVARGHIQGKLVLTVR; from the coding sequence ATGTTATCCAAGACCATGAAAGCAGTTCGTCTGCATGAGTTCGGAGGCCCTGATGTGCTGCGCTATGAAGATGCCCCGATGCCCGAGCTGAAAAGTGGAGAGGTACTTGTTCGTGTTCACGCCGTAGGCATTAACCCCCCCGACTGGTATCTGCGCGATGGCTACAAGATGCTGCCTCCCGAGTGGCAACCGAAGGTAAATTTCCCAGTCACCCTTGGGACCGATGTTTCCGGCGTTGTTGTATCTGTAGCGAATGACGTCAGCCGCTTTTCTGTCGGAGACGAGGTGTATGCGATGGTTCGCTTTCCAAGCGGGATGGCCGGCGACAGTAGGGGCTATGCGGAATACATCAGCATCCCGGAATCTGAAGTAGCGCTTAAGCCAACCAGTATCGACCACGTGCATGCTGCCGCGGTGCCAATGTCTTTGCTAACCGCATGGCAATTCATGATTGAGCTGGGGCATGACGAGCCCAATCCCCTTCAGCCAAACAAACATGAGCCGGTACCTCTTGAGGGAAAGACTATCCTAGTCAATGGCGCCGCTGGCGGTGTTGGGCACTTTGCTGTGCAACTGGCCAAGTGGAAAGGTGCACGTGTAATTGCCGTAGCTTCCGGTAAACATGAGGCCTTGCTACGTGAACTCGGCACAGATCAATTCGTCGACTACACCACGACGACTCCAGAGAACTTTGTCCGCGACGTTGATCTAGTCATTGACTCCGTTGGTGGTCCTTCTTCGGAGCGTTTCCTTCGCACACTCAAACGTGGTGGTTCGCTCTTCCCAATTTTCCCCTTAGGCTTCGCCGGTGCTGATGAGGCAGCGAGGTTGGGTATCAAGATATCGGCAACTCAGGTTCGATCTAGCGGTATGCAACTGGCGGAGCTCGCACACTTGCTTGATACAGGACTAGTGCGTGTCGTGATTGACAGTATCTACCCCCTTGCAGATGCGTACCAAGCGCACGAGAGAGTAGCCCGTGGACATATCCAAGGAAAGTTGGTGCTCACGGTTCGCTAG
- a CDS encoding type 1 glutamine amidotransferase domain-containing protein, with translation MKMLLVLTSHDRLGDTGHKTGFWLEEFAAPYYVFKDAGATMTLASPAGGQPPLDPKSDEPNAQTAATQRFRQDPTAQQHLASTLPLASVSVADYDAVFYPGGHGPLWDLANDAASIALIEAADRTGKPLGLVCHAPGALIKARNVNGQPLIAGRKVTGFSNSEEAAVGLAAVVPFLIEDEFQRLGGHYEKGADWHPHIVTDGRLVTGQNPASSEGVAKALLALLG, from the coding sequence ATGAAAATGCTACTGGTCCTGACTTCGCACGACCGCCTGGGCGACACTGGCCACAAAACCGGGTTTTGGCTGGAAGAGTTCGCCGCGCCGTACTATGTGTTCAAGGACGCCGGGGCCACCATGACACTGGCCTCGCCAGCTGGCGGGCAGCCACCGCTTGATCCCAAAAGTGACGAGCCAAATGCGCAAACCGCAGCAACCCAACGGTTCCGCCAAGATCCCACAGCACAGCAACACTTGGCATCGACGCTACCGCTCGCATCCGTCTCCGTCGCAGATTACGACGCGGTCTTCTACCCTGGCGGCCATGGCCCGTTGTGGGATTTGGCCAACGACGCCGCCTCGATCGCATTGATCGAAGCTGCCGATCGTACTGGCAAACCGCTTGGCTTGGTCTGCCATGCCCCGGGGGCATTGATCAAAGCACGCAACGTAAATGGGCAACCGCTGATCGCCGGCCGCAAGGTGACGGGTTTCTCCAACAGCGAGGAGGCCGCCGTGGGGTTGGCTGCTGTCGTACCTTTCCTGATTGAAGACGAATTTCAACGGCTTGGTGGTCACTACGAAAAAGGTGCGGACTGGCACCCACACATCGTGACAGATGGGCGCCTTGTCACCGGACAGAATCCTGCCAGCTCCGAAGGTGTAGCCAAAGCCTTGCTCGCACTGCTGGGCTGA
- a CDS encoding LysR family transcriptional regulator, whose product MSRKFDHLADVEVFMTVMEHGSLTAGAVALSTTPSVASRAISRLEAKLGTQLLRRTTRQLSLTDAGRMYLEQARIALSTIDEVERAIQGQDGELTGLVRISAPTTYGHYRLPAKLRRFRERYPNVKVELHIANRNVDLVAEGFDMAIRVGRQPDSGLVARQLEDAPKCVVAAPAYLARAGQPTSLQALERHTCLSFLMPSTGRPNPWTFRSDGKDIEWLPPATITVSEDVLGVVSLAEQGLGLCQIYDFVVKECIDSGRLVEVLTELRGYANRFSLIYPPHRRLSAASRAMIEILTETSD is encoded by the coding sequence ATGAGTCGCAAGTTCGATCACCTCGCCGACGTCGAAGTCTTTATGACCGTCATGGAACATGGCTCGTTGACAGCTGGTGCGGTTGCCCTTTCCACAACGCCATCCGTCGCCAGCAGGGCCATCAGCCGGCTTGAAGCCAAGCTTGGGACGCAGTTGCTTCGGCGTACCACGCGCCAACTGAGCCTGACGGACGCAGGTAGAATGTATCTGGAGCAAGCCCGAATCGCCCTGTCGACGATTGATGAGGTTGAACGTGCAATCCAGGGGCAGGATGGTGAATTGACCGGCCTGGTGCGGATCAGTGCACCCACCACCTACGGACACTATCGGCTGCCGGCAAAACTACGCCGGTTCCGCGAGCGCTATCCCAACGTCAAAGTAGAACTACACATCGCCAACCGCAATGTCGATCTGGTCGCCGAAGGTTTTGACATGGCCATCCGCGTGGGCCGTCAGCCAGACAGTGGGTTGGTTGCACGTCAGCTGGAGGACGCACCGAAATGCGTGGTGGCAGCGCCCGCTTATCTTGCGCGTGCGGGCCAACCAACCAGTCTGCAAGCGCTGGAAAGGCACACATGCTTGTCGTTTTTGATGCCCAGCACGGGACGCCCAAACCCTTGGACATTTCGTTCTGACGGCAAAGACATTGAATGGCTGCCACCGGCCACCATCACAGTCTCAGAAGATGTGCTGGGTGTGGTATCACTGGCAGAACAAGGGCTAGGGCTTTGCCAGATCTACGACTTTGTGGTGAAGGAATGCATTGATAGCGGCCGGCTCGTGGAAGTCCTGACCGAACTACGCGGTTACGCCAACCGCTTCTCGTTGATCTACCCACCGCATCGTCGTCTTTCTGCTGCCTCGAGAGCCATGATTGAAATACTGACCGAGACGAGCGATTGA